One segment of Micromonospora parathelypteridis DNA contains the following:
- a CDS encoding GNAT family N-acetyltransferase, protein MTIRRVTADDRLTTSFPLAAYAFESSPLSAARTEEFRDYLPYNQGNRTLIVEEDGTTLAAVSAIGMRQNLRGVVLPMAGVAGVATHPLARRQGHVRTLLHQLLDEMRDEGHVLSALYPFRPSFYARFGYVGLPKPRRVTFAPDNLGSLLRADLPGEVSWERIAAGYPTWRAFTERNLQERHGFSIFPEYRAVGMRDRDEYWLLTARVDGEVTGAVTYRIDDHGGTLQGNELLVSDPLARALLLQFFARHVDQIARITVQVPPDELPELWLTDLDVHVEARTAVPGSSAPMARLLSLDALSGLPAGPGRVRVELTGDRWLAGTHLLDGTTGALELVADTTGRAPNATLTAAGLSALTYGVLDPAELPLRGLGEVPPDAAAELRSIFPRRVPYLFADF, encoded by the coding sequence ATGACCATCCGCCGGGTGACCGCCGACGACCGTCTCACCACCAGCTTCCCCCTGGCCGCGTACGCCTTCGAGTCGTCGCCGCTCAGTGCCGCCCGGACCGAGGAGTTCCGCGACTACCTGCCCTACAACCAGGGCAACCGGACGCTGATCGTCGAGGAGGACGGCACCACGCTGGCCGCCGTCTCGGCAATCGGGATGCGACAGAACCTGCGCGGGGTGGTGCTGCCGATGGCCGGGGTCGCCGGGGTGGCCACCCATCCGCTGGCCCGCCGGCAGGGGCACGTCCGGACGCTGCTGCACCAACTCCTCGACGAGATGCGCGACGAGGGACACGTGCTCAGCGCTCTCTACCCGTTCCGGCCGAGCTTCTACGCCCGGTTCGGCTACGTCGGGCTGCCCAAGCCCCGCAGAGTCACCTTCGCCCCGGACAACCTGGGGTCGCTGCTGCGCGCGGACCTGCCGGGCGAGGTGAGCTGGGAACGCATCGCCGCCGGCTATCCGACGTGGCGCGCGTTCACCGAGCGCAACCTTCAGGAGCGGCACGGCTTCTCCATCTTCCCGGAGTACCGGGCGGTCGGAATGCGCGACCGCGACGAGTACTGGCTGCTCACCGCCCGCGTCGACGGTGAGGTCACCGGCGCGGTGACGTACCGCATCGACGACCACGGCGGCACGCTGCAGGGCAACGAACTGCTGGTCAGCGATCCGCTCGCGCGGGCGTTGCTGTTGCAGTTCTTCGCCCGGCACGTCGACCAGATCGCGCGGATCACCGTCCAGGTCCCACCCGACGAGTTGCCGGAGCTGTGGTTGACCGACCTGGACGTGCACGTCGAGGCGCGGACGGCCGTGCCGGGGTCGTCCGCCCCGATGGCCCGGCTGTTGTCGCTGGACGCGTTGAGCGGGCTGCCCGCCGGCCCTGGCCGGGTACGGGTGGAGTTGACCGGGGACCGTTGGCTGGCCGGCACCCACCTGCTGGACGGCACGACCGGCGCGCTGGAGCTGGTCGCCGACACCACCGGTCGCGCGCCGAACGCCACGCTCACGGCGGCCGGGCTGTCCGCCCTCACGTACGGGGTGCTGGACCCGGCCGAGCTGCCATTGCGTGGGCTGGGCGAGGTGCCGCCGGACGCCGCCGCCGAGCTGCGCAGCATCTTCCCCCGCCGGGTGCCGTACCTCTTCGCCGACTTCTGA
- a CDS encoding ABC transporter ATP-binding protein — protein MNADDWLRTLTAELHQRRVAADAARHVVAEAATHLREGGGDPLVVFGPPQQYAGAVVESIGTAPGPRPGPVRLHAEGVTKRYGRQPVLRDATLTVRAGQIAAVIGANGCGKSTFLRICAGLVSPDAGEVTVSGRLGYCPQSGGTADFLLADEHFVLVGAGQGVARGPARRAGRAAARQLGWEAGGDVQARHLSGGTRQKLNLTMSTLSRPDVLLLDEPYQGFDQGTYVNFWDQLCRLRDAGTAIVVVTHLLNQLDRVDTVLDLTPTQATGWRAPGVQGGHS, from the coding sequence GTGAACGCCGACGATTGGCTGCGAACGCTCACGGCCGAGCTGCACCAGCGCCGAGTCGCGGCGGATGCCGCCCGGCACGTTGTCGCGGAAGCCGCCACACACCTGCGCGAGGGGGGCGGCGACCCCTTGGTCGTCTTCGGTCCACCCCAGCAGTACGCGGGAGCGGTCGTGGAGAGCATCGGCACCGCGCCGGGACCACGCCCCGGGCCGGTCCGGCTGCACGCCGAGGGCGTCACCAAGCGGTACGGCCGGCAGCCGGTGCTGCGCGACGCGACGTTGACCGTCCGGGCCGGCCAGATCGCCGCCGTCATCGGCGCGAACGGCTGCGGCAAGAGCACCTTCCTGCGGATCTGCGCCGGGCTGGTCTCCCCCGACGCCGGTGAGGTGACCGTCTCCGGCCGGCTCGGCTACTGCCCGCAGTCCGGCGGCACCGCCGACTTCCTGCTCGCCGACGAGCACTTCGTGCTGGTCGGCGCCGGTCAGGGAGTGGCCCGAGGTCCGGCCCGCCGCGCCGGACGGGCAGCGGCCCGGCAGCTCGGCTGGGAGGCGGGCGGTGACGTACAGGCTCGACACCTGTCCGGTGGCACCCGGCAGAAGCTCAACCTGACCATGTCCACGCTGAGCAGGCCGGACGTGCTGCTGCTCGACGAGCCGTACCAGGGCTTCGACCAGGGCACCTACGTCAACTTCTGGGACCAGCTCTGCCGACTGCGTGACGCGGGCACGGCGATCGTCGTGGTGACCCACCTGCTCAACCAGCTCGACCGGGTGGACACAGTGCTCGACCTGACCCCGACACAAGCGACCGGGTGGCGCGCGCCCGGTGTCCAGGGAGGCCACTCGTGA
- a CDS encoding PadR family transcriptional regulator has protein sequence MDSDRRGQWLRGVLDICVLAMLAERESYGYQLAQALDVSGVGPIQGGTLYPVLLRLQKTGLVTAQWREGSAGPARKYYRLTNDGYAALREGGSAWLTFVGPVNDIVTKGVAR, from the coding sequence GTGGATTCCGACCGCCGTGGGCAGTGGCTGCGAGGGGTGCTCGACATCTGCGTCCTGGCGATGTTGGCCGAACGCGAGTCCTACGGCTACCAGCTCGCCCAGGCGCTCGACGTGTCGGGCGTCGGGCCGATCCAGGGCGGCACGCTCTATCCCGTGCTGCTGCGCCTGCAGAAGACCGGCCTGGTGACCGCGCAGTGGCGCGAGGGCAGCGCCGGGCCGGCCCGCAAGTACTACCGGCTGACCAACGACGGGTACGCGGCGCTTCGCGAGGGCGGCAGTGCCTGGCTCACCTTCGTCGGCCCGGTGAACGACATCGTCACGAAGGGGGTCGCCCGGTGA
- a CDS encoding PP2C family protein-serine/threonine phosphatase gives MTLILRSVILNDIGLVRTNNEDSALAGDRLIAVADGMGGLPAGEVASEIVIRILDELAPPTEPDGAADALRAVVSTANQRIHAAITVDPSRDGMGTTLTAALLAGETLVLAQVGDSRCYLLRDGELTQLTRDDTFVQALVDQGTLSPEQARHHPQRSLVTRAVQGADTPPAIGVLTVVPGDRLLLCSDGLSDYVEDDAIAAALGMYSDRQQCGEQLVKLAHHAGAPDNVTVVVSDVVTR, from the coding sequence ATGACGCTGATCCTCCGCTCGGTCATCCTCAACGACATCGGCTTGGTTCGCACCAACAACGAGGACTCCGCCCTCGCCGGTGACCGCCTGATCGCCGTCGCCGACGGCATGGGCGGGCTGCCCGCGGGCGAGGTGGCGAGCGAGATCGTGATCCGGATCCTGGACGAGCTGGCCCCGCCCACCGAGCCCGACGGCGCCGCCGACGCCCTGCGTGCCGTGGTCAGCACCGCCAACCAACGGATCCACGCCGCCATCACCGTCGACCCGAGCCGCGACGGGATGGGCACCACGCTCACCGCGGCGCTGCTGGCCGGGGAAACGCTGGTGCTGGCCCAGGTCGGCGACTCCCGCTGCTACCTGCTGCGCGACGGGGAGCTGACCCAGCTCACCCGGGACGACACCTTCGTTCAGGCGCTGGTCGACCAGGGCACCCTCTCCCCCGAGCAGGCCCGCCACCACCCGCAGCGGTCTCTCGTGACCCGGGCCGTGCAGGGGGCCGACACCCCACCGGCGATCGGTGTGCTCACCGTGGTCCCCGGCGACCGACTGCTGCTCTGCAGCGACGGGCTCTCCGACTACGTCGAGGACGACGCCATCGCGGCGGCGCTGGGCATGTACTCCGACCGCCAGCAATGCGGGGAGCAGTTGGTGAAGCTCGCCCACCACGCCGGCGCGCCGGACAACGTGACCGTCGTGGTCTCCGACGTCGTCACCCGCTGA
- a CDS encoding XRE family transcriptional regulator, translated as MPHPPPARRPGLDVDPSVVGRRVRALREERGISLSTLARLAGVGKATLSGLEHGTRNPTLETLWAVTAQLGVPLTAVLAEPAAEPTVHGTAVTATLLEVFTDTDATYELYRMRVTPGPGQLSPAHQPGVTEHVTVFAGVLRAGPADAPLTAPAGGHLRWVSDVPHTYAAVGDEEVAASLLLRYPRH; from the coding sequence GTGCCGCACCCACCACCAGCCCGCCGTCCGGGCCTCGACGTGGATCCCTCCGTCGTCGGCCGCCGGGTCCGCGCCCTGCGCGAGGAGCGCGGGATCTCGCTGTCCACACTGGCCCGGCTCGCCGGCGTCGGTAAGGCCACCCTCTCCGGCCTGGAGCACGGCACCCGCAACCCGACCCTGGAGACGCTCTGGGCGGTCACCGCGCAGCTCGGCGTACCGCTGACCGCCGTGCTGGCCGAGCCGGCCGCCGAGCCCACCGTGCACGGCACCGCGGTCACCGCCACCCTGCTGGAGGTGTTCACCGACACCGACGCGACCTACGAGCTGTACCGGATGCGGGTCACGCCCGGCCCGGGGCAACTCTCCCCCGCCCACCAGCCCGGGGTCACCGAGCACGTCACCGTCTTCGCCGGGGTGCTGCGCGCCGGCCCGGCCGACGCGCCGCTGACCGCCCCGGCCGGCGGTCACCTCCGCTGGGTCTCGGACGTGCCGCACACGTACGCGGCGGTGGGTGACGAGGAGGTCGCCGCCAGCCTGCTACTGCGTTATCCACGCCACTGA
- a CDS encoding benzoate/H(+) symporter BenE family transporter, which produces MAGRVQPVLAGAVTALVGFASSFTVVLAGLRAAGASDAQAASGLLALCVACGLAAAWLGWRHRIPMSVAWSTPGAALLVATGPPPGGWPVAVGAFLVSGVLIVAAGLFPPLGRAVAAIPKPVAGAMLAGVLLPLCTAPVRALVELPTVAGPVVVGWLLLHRFARRWAVPGALLVAVIAIALTAPPTGLTGAALAPSITLTAPAWNASALVGLALPLFLVTMAAQNVPGMAVLVGYGYRPPFGAALRATGLASLVAAPAGGHAVNLAAITAALAAGPDAHPDPERRWVASVTAGVGLALLGLGAGVATALVAVAPPILIEAVAGLALLGALATALASAVTDPTTREAAVVTFVVTASGVTLIGVGGAFWGLVAGCLMLLLFHRRPPVVPAAAPERSTPEREDRVLPTDRTPQHH; this is translated from the coding sequence ATGGCCGGACGCGTCCAACCGGTGCTGGCCGGCGCGGTGACCGCCCTGGTCGGCTTCGCCAGCTCGTTCACCGTCGTGCTGGCCGGGCTCCGGGCGGCCGGCGCATCGGACGCGCAGGCCGCCTCCGGCCTGCTCGCCCTCTGCGTGGCGTGCGGGCTCGCCGCCGCCTGGCTGGGCTGGCGGCACCGGATACCGATGAGCGTGGCCTGGTCCACGCCGGGTGCGGCGCTGCTGGTGGCGACCGGGCCACCGCCGGGCGGGTGGCCGGTCGCGGTGGGCGCCTTCCTCGTCTCCGGCGTGCTGATCGTGGCGGCCGGGCTGTTCCCGCCACTCGGTCGTGCGGTGGCCGCCATCCCCAAGCCGGTGGCCGGTGCGATGCTCGCCGGGGTGCTGTTGCCGCTGTGCACCGCTCCGGTCCGCGCGCTTGTCGAGTTGCCCACGGTGGCCGGCCCGGTGGTGGTCGGCTGGTTGCTGCTGCACCGGTTCGCCCGCCGCTGGGCGGTGCCCGGCGCGTTGCTGGTGGCGGTGATCGCGATCGCGCTGACCGCGCCGCCGACCGGCCTGACCGGTGCCGCGTTGGCTCCGTCGATCACCCTGACCGCGCCGGCCTGGAACGCGTCCGCGCTGGTCGGTCTCGCCCTACCGTTGTTCCTGGTCACCATGGCCGCGCAGAACGTACCCGGCATGGCGGTGCTGGTCGGCTACGGCTACCGGCCGCCGTTCGGCGCCGCGCTTCGGGCGACCGGCCTGGCCAGCCTGGTCGCCGCCCCGGCCGGCGGGCACGCGGTGAACCTCGCGGCGATCACCGCCGCGTTGGCCGCCGGCCCCGACGCCCACCCGGACCCGGAACGCCGCTGGGTCGCCTCGGTCACCGCCGGTGTCGGGCTGGCCCTGCTCGGCCTGGGCGCCGGCGTGGCCACCGCGCTGGTCGCCGTCGCGCCGCCGATCCTCATCGAGGCGGTCGCCGGGCTGGCCCTGCTGGGCGCCCTCGCCACCGCGCTCGCCTCGGCGGTGACCGACCCGACGACCCGCGAGGCCGCCGTGGTCACCTTCGTGGTGACCGCCTCCGGGGTGACGCTGATCGGCGTGGGCGGAGCGTTCTGGGGCCTGGTCGCCGGCTGCCTGATGCTGCTGCTCTTCCACCGCCGCCCACCCGTCGTGCCGGCCGCCGCACCCGAAAGATCAACACCAGAGCGCGAAGATCGCGTCCTGCCCACCGACCGGACACCCCAACATCACTGA
- the mscL gene encoding large conductance mechanosensitive channel protein MscL — MLKGFKDFIMRGNVVDLAVGVVIGAAFTGVVTQLTKSFLDPLIRVFVLLITGSDKGLAGTAPKFRGIAFDWISFVNAVITFLLTALALYFLVVYPMNRLAERRKRGEEPPPSAPSEEVKLLTEIRDALVSAGHTTPGQQRGALDDVLGRRTEPPTQR, encoded by the coding sequence ATGCTCAAGGGCTTCAAAGACTTCATCATGCGCGGCAACGTCGTCGACCTGGCGGTCGGTGTCGTCATCGGCGCCGCGTTCACGGGCGTGGTCACCCAACTCACCAAGTCGTTCCTGGATCCGCTGATTCGGGTCTTCGTGTTGCTCATCACGGGCAGCGACAAGGGCCTCGCCGGAACGGCGCCCAAGTTCCGCGGCATCGCCTTCGACTGGATCTCCTTCGTCAACGCGGTGATCACCTTCCTGCTGACCGCGCTGGCGCTCTACTTCCTGGTCGTCTACCCGATGAACCGGCTGGCCGAGCGGCGCAAGCGGGGCGAGGAGCCGCCGCCTTCGGCGCCGAGCGAGGAGGTCAAGCTGCTCACCGAGATCCGGGACGCCCTGGTCTCCGCCGGCCACACCACCCCGGGCCAGCAGCGCGGGGCGCTGGACGACGTGCTGGGCCGTCGCACCGAGCCGCCGACGCAGCGCTGA
- a CDS encoding FadR/GntR family transcriptional regulator produces MPPSVDFASAPPVPPRGHRVRQTIEQLRARILGGEWPVGGRIPTEPQLVAALGVGRNTVRESVRALVHAGVLECRQGSGTYVVSTDELAPVVARQLGDDRMTEVIEVRRAFEVEAARLAALRRTPEDLAALDGALAAREAAWHGGRVDAFVEADAALHIAVVAAAHNAMLAELYASVGAALRSTVAQAMGGALTPERYVDHTRLVEAIRAGDPGRAAIEAGAFLEPAPWA; encoded by the coding sequence GTGCCACCGTCAGTCGATTTCGCCTCCGCGCCGCCGGTGCCGCCCCGGGGCCACCGGGTCCGGCAGACCATCGAGCAGCTCCGGGCCCGGATCCTCGGCGGCGAGTGGCCGGTCGGCGGACGCATCCCCACCGAGCCGCAACTGGTCGCCGCACTCGGCGTGGGGCGCAACACGGTCCGCGAGTCGGTCCGCGCCCTGGTGCACGCCGGGGTGCTGGAGTGCCGGCAGGGCTCCGGCACCTACGTGGTGTCCACCGACGAACTGGCGCCGGTGGTGGCCCGCCAACTCGGCGACGACCGGATGACCGAGGTCATCGAGGTGCGTCGTGCCTTCGAGGTGGAGGCCGCCCGGCTCGCCGCGCTGCGGCGTACACCGGAGGACCTGGCGGCGCTCGACGGCGCGCTCGCCGCACGCGAGGCCGCCTGGCACGGCGGCCGGGTCGACGCGTTCGTCGAGGCCGACGCGGCACTGCACATCGCGGTGGTCGCCGCCGCCCACAACGCCATGCTCGCCGAGCTGTACGCCTCGGTCGGCGCCGCCCTGCGCAGCACGGTCGCCCAGGCGATGGGGGGAGCGCTCACACCTGAGCGCTACGTCGACCACACCCGGCTGGTCGAGGCGATCCGGGCCGGCGATCCGGGCCGGGCGGCGATCGAAGCTGGCGCTTTTCTGGAGCCCGCTCCCTGGGCATAG
- a CDS encoding MFS transporter, with protein sequence MTPPPTAAPALPAPVAVDPHSTRDPGAGRRTHPATGGALVLVGMLLVALNLRAVVTSLGALLDEVRDGLGLSGATAGLVTTLPTIAFAGLGALTPWLVRRVAPARVLVVAMLALAVGQVLRAMTDSAWIFVLTSALALSGIAVANILLPMLVKQHFPHRTGLVTGAYTMALTLGTTVAAASAVPIAHAFGSWRAGLGIWAAMAAVAVLPWVPLALRTRRAARRATSTAAATAPVRVRPARTRLGWAMAVYFGAQSLSGYAIMGWLAQLFRDAGYQPESAGLLLAGVTALGVPIALLMPTVAGRMATLRPLVLGMTTASTLAYLGLALAPHGAALLWVLLLAIGQGAFPMILTAIGLRARTAEGTVALSAFAQSTGYVIAALGPLLVGILYEVTGGWTAPIGFLLGALAVQTAAGLAIARPRYVEDE encoded by the coding sequence ATGACCCCGCCACCTACCGCCGCTCCGGCGCTGCCCGCTCCCGTCGCCGTCGACCCACACTCAACGCGCGACCCCGGTGCGGGCCGACGGACGCACCCGGCCACCGGTGGCGCGCTCGTGCTGGTCGGGATGCTGCTGGTCGCGCTGAACCTGCGCGCCGTGGTGACGAGCCTCGGCGCCCTGCTCGACGAGGTCCGCGACGGGCTGGGTCTCTCCGGCGCGACCGCCGGCCTGGTCACCACCCTGCCGACCATCGCGTTCGCCGGCCTCGGCGCGCTCACCCCGTGGCTGGTCCGCCGGGTGGCGCCGGCCCGGGTGCTCGTGGTCGCCATGCTCGCCCTCGCCGTCGGCCAGGTGCTCCGGGCCATGACCGACTCGGCCTGGATCTTCGTGCTCACCAGCGCGCTGGCGCTGTCCGGCATCGCGGTCGCCAACATCCTGCTGCCGATGCTGGTCAAGCAGCACTTCCCGCATCGCACCGGCCTGGTCACCGGGGCGTACACGATGGCGCTGACCCTGGGCACGACGGTGGCCGCGGCCTCCGCGGTGCCGATCGCGCACGCCTTCGGGTCGTGGCGCGCCGGTCTCGGCATCTGGGCGGCGATGGCCGCAGTGGCCGTACTCCCGTGGGTGCCGCTGGCGCTGCGGACCCGCCGCGCCGCGCGGCGCGCGACCTCGACGGCGGCCGCCACCGCGCCGGTGCGGGTCCGGCCGGCGCGGACCCGGCTCGGCTGGGCCATGGCCGTCTACTTCGGGGCGCAGTCGCTCAGTGGGTACGCGATCATGGGCTGGCTGGCCCAGCTGTTCCGGGACGCCGGCTACCAGCCGGAGTCGGCCGGGCTGCTGCTCGCCGGGGTGACCGCGCTCGGTGTGCCCATCGCGCTGCTGATGCCCACCGTGGCCGGCCGGATGGCCACCCTGCGCCCGCTGGTGCTCGGGATGACCACCGCGTCGACGCTGGCCTACCTGGGGCTGGCGCTCGCCCCGCACGGCGCCGCGCTGCTCTGGGTGCTCCTGCTGGCGATCGGCCAGGGCGCGTTCCCGATGATCCTGACCGCCATCGGCCTGCGCGCCCGCACGGCCGAGGGGACGGTGGCACTCTCCGCGTTCGCGCAGAGCACCGGGTACGTGATCGCAGCCCTCGGCCCACTGCTGGTCGGCATCCTCTACGAGGTCACCGGCGGCTGGACCGCGCCGATCGGGTTCCTGTTGGGCGCGCTCGCCGTGCAGACGGCGGCGGGCCTGGCAATCGCCCGTCCCCGCTACGTCGAGGACGAGTGA
- a CDS encoding STAS domain-containing protein has translation MSLTVHTEQRGDVVVVSVAGELDMATAPQLQDQITDLLDKGRNRLVFDLANVSFCDSTGLSVFVRAKNSCDEAGGVVRLAAPQRGVLRILEVSGLVEVLHTYPTVDEAVAGEPTPASS, from the coding sequence ATGTCCTTGACGGTGCACACGGAACAACGCGGCGACGTGGTCGTCGTGTCGGTCGCGGGCGAGCTGGACATGGCCACCGCACCGCAGCTCCAGGACCAGATCACCGACCTGCTCGACAAGGGTCGCAACCGGCTGGTGTTCGACCTGGCGAACGTCTCGTTCTGCGACTCGACCGGCCTGTCGGTCTTCGTCCGCGCCAAGAACAGCTGCGACGAGGCCGGCGGCGTGGTCCGGCTGGCCGCCCCGCAGCGGGGTGTGCTGCGCATCCTCGAGGTGAGCGGGCTGGTCGAGGTGCTGCACACCTACCCCACGGTGGATGAGGCAGTCGCCGGCGAGCCGACCCCGGCCTCCTCCTGA
- a CDS encoding STAS domain-containing protein, producing the protein MALSTEESGRLAELLSGQADRVTSRWTEIVTSSLRGRLSQAELRRQVQDLHSAIVTTGEQGVIDLSADNAAELRAALSELSRGRARQGFSATETTVSVFALKDVLAELVQETGGANALNDYVAFSKLVDEMGLFTFESFVRTRESLIADQAEQLLELSTPVVKLWEGVVAVPLVGTLDSARAQVVMERLLQTLVDTGSPYAIIDITGVPAVDTQVAQHILKTVVAARLMGADCIISGIRPQIAQTIVALGIEFGDIATKASLADALRHVLRLTGVETARRQPRRGV; encoded by the coding sequence ATGGCGTTGAGCACCGAAGAAAGTGGTCGGCTCGCCGAGCTGCTCAGCGGGCAGGCCGACCGGGTGACGTCTCGGTGGACCGAGATCGTCACCAGTTCGTTGCGGGGCCGGCTGAGCCAGGCCGAGCTGCGCCGGCAGGTTCAGGATCTGCACAGCGCCATCGTCACCACCGGTGAGCAGGGTGTCATCGACCTGTCCGCCGACAACGCCGCCGAGCTGCGCGCGGCGCTCTCCGAACTGTCTCGTGGCCGAGCCCGGCAGGGCTTCTCCGCCACCGAGACCACGGTCAGCGTCTTCGCGCTCAAGGACGTGCTGGCCGAGCTGGTGCAGGAGACCGGCGGCGCCAACGCGCTGAACGACTACGTCGCCTTCTCCAAGCTCGTCGACGAGATGGGCCTGTTCACCTTCGAAAGCTTCGTACGCACCCGGGAGAGCCTGATCGCCGACCAGGCCGAGCAGCTGCTCGAGCTCTCCACGCCGGTGGTCAAGCTCTGGGAGGGTGTGGTCGCCGTCCCGCTGGTCGGCACCCTGGACTCGGCCCGGGCTCAGGTCGTGATGGAGCGGCTGCTGCAGACCCTGGTCGACACCGGCTCCCCGTACGCGATCATCGACATCACCGGCGTCCCGGCGGTGGACACCCAGGTCGCCCAGCACATCCTGAAGACCGTGGTGGCCGCCCGGCTGATGGGCGCCGACTGCATCATCTCCGGCATCCGTCCGCAGATCGCGCAGACCATCGTCGCGCTCGGCATCGAGTTCGGCGACATCGCCACCAAGGCGAGCCTCGCCGACGCGCTGCGCCACGTGCTGCGGCTCACCGGGGTGGAGACCGCCCGTCGCCAGCCGCGCCGGGGCGTCTGA
- a CDS encoding STAS domain-containing protein, which yields MERVPILKIGDILLVSIQVDMSDQTAVQLQEDLAERIVDTGCHGVIIDITALDIVDSFVGRMLSTIASISKVLDAETVVVGMRPAVAITLVELGLSLNGIRTALNVERGMELIAAAHADELDYQLDDDPDAETATP from the coding sequence ATGGAGCGGGTGCCGATCCTCAAGATCGGTGACATCCTGCTCGTCTCCATCCAGGTGGACATGTCCGACCAGACCGCGGTCCAGCTCCAGGAGGACCTCGCCGAGCGGATCGTGGACACCGGCTGCCACGGCGTCATCATCGACATCACCGCGCTGGACATCGTCGATTCCTTCGTCGGGCGGATGCTCTCCACCATCGCGTCGATCTCCAAGGTGCTCGACGCGGAGACGGTGGTGGTCGGGATGCGCCCCGCCGTCGCCATCACCCTTGTCGAACTGGGGCTGTCGCTGAACGGCATCCGTACCGCGCTGAACGTCGAGCGCGGCATGGAGCTGATCGCGGCGGCCCACGCCGACGAGCTCGATTACCAGCTCGACGACGATCCGGACGCCGAGACGGCCACGCCGTGA
- a CDS encoding anti-sigma regulatory factor has translation MTAGIDLGHPQAQSVRSDEDVVRVRQLVRAVAVSVKLSLVDQTKVVTAASELARNTLVYGGGGSVEVATVENGRRKGVRIVFADSGPGIADLDLALTDGYTTGGGLGLGLSGSRRLVDEFEIETSPEAGTRITVIKWSR, from the coding sequence GTGACCGCGGGCATCGACCTGGGCCACCCGCAGGCGCAGTCGGTCCGCAGTGATGAGGACGTGGTGCGCGTCCGGCAGTTGGTCCGCGCCGTGGCCGTGTCCGTCAAGCTCTCTCTCGTCGACCAGACCAAGGTGGTCACCGCGGCGAGCGAGCTGGCCCGCAACACCCTCGTGTACGGCGGCGGCGGCTCGGTCGAGGTGGCAACCGTGGAGAACGGCCGCCGTAAGGGCGTCCGGATCGTCTTCGCCGACTCCGGGCCGGGCATCGCCGACCTGGATCTGGCCCTGACCGACGGCTACACCACCGGCGGTGGCCTCGGCCTCGGGCTCAGCGGGTCCCGCCGACTCGTCGACGAATTCGAGATCGAGACGTCTCCGGAGGCCGGCACGCGGATCACGGTTATCAAGTGGTCCCGGTGA
- a CDS encoding SpoIIE family protein phosphatase, which yields MSIDAVTDSGIWFRVEASSAASAVRRAAERLGAQVEMGAARIADLAIVAAELTSNLVKHADEGVLLLRPVRRAGEAGVELVAIDSGPGMADLTVSSQDGHSTTGTLGIGLGAIVRQASWFDGYSLPGRGTVLAVHVWPAETARPSWAGALARPLTGETVSGDGYAVRVADGRHQVLVSDGLGHGPLAAAATDAALAAFRDAPAGPPAAVVGHLHRSMSHTRGAALAVAELVPEAGVLHYAGLGNISGVVVQGDGQRRGLVSLPGIAGHQRPTIREYDYPFAPGARLVMHSDGVVDRWRLTDYPGLVERSPLVMAATLLRDAGVRRDDACVLVARSWA from the coding sequence GTGAGCATCGATGCGGTCACCGACAGTGGCATCTGGTTCCGGGTGGAGGCCAGCAGCGCGGCGAGCGCCGTCCGGCGGGCCGCCGAACGCCTCGGTGCTCAGGTGGAGATGGGTGCGGCACGAATCGCCGACCTGGCCATCGTCGCGGCCGAGCTGACCAGCAACCTGGTCAAGCACGCCGACGAGGGTGTCCTGTTGCTCCGGCCGGTGCGCCGCGCCGGAGAGGCAGGCGTGGAGCTGGTGGCCATCGACTCCGGGCCCGGCATGGCCGACCTGACCGTCTCGTCGCAGGACGGGCACTCCACCACCGGCACGCTCGGTATCGGTCTGGGCGCCATCGTCCGGCAGGCCAGCTGGTTCGACGGATACTCCCTGCCCGGCCGGGGCACCGTCCTCGCCGTGCACGTCTGGCCGGCGGAGACGGCACGGCCGTCCTGGGCCGGAGCCCTCGCCCGACCGCTGACCGGCGAAACGGTCAGCGGCGACGGGTACGCCGTCCGGGTCGCCGACGGGCGGCACCAGGTGCTGGTCAGCGACGGGCTGGGGCACGGCCCGCTGGCCGCCGCCGCCACCGACGCGGCGCTCGCCGCGTTCCGCGACGCCCCGGCCGGCCCACCGGCGGCCGTGGTCGGTCACCTGCACCGGAGCATGTCGCACACCCGGGGAGCAGCGCTCGCCGTCGCCGAGCTGGTCCCGGAGGCCGGTGTGCTGCACTACGCCGGCCTGGGCAACATCTCCGGTGTCGTCGTCCAGGGTGACGGACAGCGCCGAGGGCTGGTATCGCTACCCGGCATCGCCGGCCACCAGCGGCCGACGATCCGGGAGTACGACTACCCGTTCGCCCCGGGCGCCCGACTGGTGATGCACAGCGACGGAGTTGTCGACCGCTGGCGGTTGACCGACTATCCGGGCCTGGTGGAGCGGTCCCCGCTGGTGATGGCGGCGACACTGCTGCGCGACGCCGGTGTGCGCCGCGACGACGCCTGCGTACTGGTCGCGAGGTCCTGGGCATGA